A region of uncultured Desulfobacter sp. DNA encodes the following proteins:
- a CDS encoding S16 family serine protease, with amino-acid sequence MASLFSGRLVGSHIGMTGEVTLRGRVLPVGGIKMKVLAAHRAGLTKVILPKCNESDMDELPEEVRQSIESLPVEWIDEALKIALVP; translated from the coding sequence ATGGCGAGTCTGTTCAGCGGCCGGCTTGTCGGCAGCCATATCGGTATGACGGGAGAAGTCACCCTCAGGGGCCGGGTCCTGCCCGTGGGCGGGATCAAGATGAAAGTCCTTGCGGCACACCGGGCCGGCCTGACAAAGGTGATCCTGCCCAAATGCAATGAAAGTGATATGGATGAATTGCCGGAAGAGGTGCGTCAATCCATCGAATCTTTACCGGTTGAATGGATTGATGAAGCCTTGAAGATCGCCCTGGTGCCGTGA